In Vitis vinifera cultivar Pinot Noir 40024 chromosome 17, ASM3070453v1, one genomic interval encodes:
- the LOC100268140 gene encoding auxin-responsive protein SAUR71: MDSVKGKGKKSVMLKAWERWQSICPRAKKSILLIIPFSPSKTSEVGKPKKKSPMPPKGYFPVYVGAQKQRFVIKTQLAKHPLFKTLLEEAELEYGYSNGGPVLLPCDVDTFYEVLVQMESGGAQESSSRGGTFSFLSPSPRPGCGEMAEGYGHYSLLSPSRMVR; the protein is encoded by the coding sequence ATGGATTCTGTAAAGGGGAAAGGGAAGAAATCTGTGATGCTCAAGGCATGGGAGAGATGGCAATCCATATGTCCCAGAGCCAAGAAATCAATATTACTGATCATCCCATTTAGCCCTTCAAAAACATCAGAAGTTGGTAAGCCTAAAAAAAAGTCCCCAATGCCTCCCAAAGGCTACTTCCCAGTCTATGTCGGAGCCCAGAAACAACGGTTCGTGATCAAGACCCAGCTCGCCAAGCACCCACTATTCAAGACGCTGCTAGAGGAAGCTGAATTGGAATATGGGTACAGTAATGGAGGCCCTGTGTTGCTTCCATGCGATGTTGATACCTTCTACGAAGTGTTGGTACAAATGGAGAGTGGTGGGGCTCAAGAGAGTAGTTCCCGTGGCGGCACGTTTAGCTTCCTGAGCCCATCTCCTCGTCCGGGCTGCGGCGAAATGGCCGAGGGTTATGGCCACTACAGCCTGCTCAGTCCATCTCGGATGGTTAGGTGA
- the LOC100854389 gene encoding omega-hydroxypalmitate O-feruloyl transferase, giving the protein MAKASSNGVFELSVKQEEPTLVPPAEDTEKGLYFLSNLDQNIAVIVRTIYCFKSEAKGNERAAEIIKDALSKVLVHYYPLAGRLTISSEGKLIVDCTGEGAVFVEAEANCAVEEIGDITKPDPVTLGKLVYDIPGARNILETPPLVAQVTKFKCGGFVLGLCMNHCIFDGLGAMEFVNSWGETARGLPLKVPPFLDRSILRARNPPKIEFPHHEFAEIEDVSNTMKLYEEEMLYRSFCFDPEKLDQLKMIAMEDGVLPKCTTFEALSAFVWRARSKALGMKPEQQTKLLFAVDGRSRFQPPIPTGYCGNGIVLTNSLCSAGELLENPLSFAVGLVQEAVKMVTDSFMRSAIDYFEITRARPSLAATLLVTTWSRLSFHTTDFGWGEPILSGPVALPEKEVILFLSHGKERKSINVLLGLPASAMKVFEELMQF; this is encoded by the exons ATGGCAAAGGCTAGCAGCAATGGTGTGTTTGAACTTAGTGTTAAGCAAGAGGAACCAACCTTGGTTCCTCCGGCAGAGGACACAGAGAAGGGTCTCTACTTCCTCTCCAACCTCGACCAGAACATTGCAGTGATTGTTCGAACTATTTACTGCTTTAAATCTGAGGCCAAAGGCAATGAGAGAGCTGCAGAAATCATCAAGGATGCCTTATCAAAGGTTCTTGTTCACTACTACCCCCTTGCTGGGAGGCTAACGATCAGCTCAGAGGGTAAACTGATTGTGGATTGTACCGGGGAAGGTGCTGTTTTTGTCGAGGCTGAAGCTAATTGTGCTGTAGAAGAGATCGGCGACATAACAAAACCCGACCCCGTGACTCTTGGGAAGCTTGTTTATGATATTCCTGGTGCTAGGAACATACTGGAGACACCTCCTCTTGTTGCTCAG gTGACTAAGTTCAAGTGTGGAGGATTTGTTCTTGGGCTATGTATGAATCACTGTATATTTGATGGGCTTGGTGCCATGGAATTTGTGAACTCATGGGGGGAAACTGCCAGAGGCTTGCCCCTGAAGGTGCCTCCATTCCTGGACAGGAGCATACTCAGAGCTAGAAACCCACCCAAGATAGAGTTCCCCCATCATGAATTCGCTGAAATTGAGGATGTATCAAACACCATGAAGCTTTATGAGGAGGAAATGCTCTACAGATCCTTCTGTTTCGACCCTGAAAAGCTTGATCAACTCAAGATGATAGCCATGGAAGACGGGGTTCTCCCCAAGTGCACTACATTTGAAGCCCTCTCCGCCTTTGTCTGGAGGGCTCGCAGCAAGGCCTTGGGCATGAAGCCCGAGCAACAGACGAAGCTCCTCTTTGCTGTCGACGGACGGTCCAGATTCCAGCCACCAATACCGACAGGCTACTGTGGGAATGGGATTGTGTTGACAAATTCTCTCTGCAGCGCAGGTGAGCTGCTGGAGAACCCACTTTCATTTGCAGTAGGGCTGGTTCAGGAGGCAGTTAAGATGGTGACAGACAGCTTCATGAGGTCAGCCATAGACTATTTCGAGATCACAAGAGCCAGGCCTTCTCTTGCTGCGACACTCCTCGTTACTACTTGGTCTAGGCTGTCTTTCCATACCACAGACTTCGGATGGGGGGAGCCCATTTTGTCAGGGCCGGTGGCCTTGCCGGAGAAGGAAGTGATTCTGTTCTTATCTcatggaaaagaaaggaaaagcaTAAATGTGCTTCTGGGTTTGCCAGCTTCAGCTATGAAGGTGTTTGAAGAACTGATGCAGTTCTAG